The following proteins are co-located in the Lentibacillus sp. JNUCC-1 genome:
- the pth gene encoding aminoacyl-tRNA hydrolase — protein MKCIVGLGNPGRKYKKTRHNIGFMAVDELLKRYGWKLNQGKFEGKYTVEHVSGQKILLVQPQTFMNLSGKSVGPLADYYGIEPKDIVAVYDDLDLPAGKIRLRQQGGHGGHNGIRSLIDHLGTKSFNRIRIGIGRPEDRTPVVDYVLNPFAKHEKESVEASIHKAADAIESWMEKPFVEVMNEFNG, from the coding sequence ATGAAATGTATTGTAGGGCTGGGTAATCCCGGCAGAAAGTATAAAAAAACGCGCCATAATATTGGGTTTATGGCTGTAGATGAACTTCTGAAGCGCTATGGCTGGAAGCTGAATCAGGGCAAATTTGAAGGTAAGTATACAGTTGAGCATGTTTCGGGACAAAAGATTCTGCTGGTGCAGCCGCAAACGTTTATGAACCTGTCCGGTAAATCTGTAGGCCCCCTGGCTGATTATTATGGGATCGAACCCAAAGATATTGTGGCCGTTTACGATGATCTTGACTTACCAGCAGGCAAAATTCGTCTGAGACAGCAAGGCGGCCATGGCGGGCATAACGGCATCCGCTCACTAATTGATCATCTTGGGACAAAGTCTTTTAACCGCATACGAATTGGGATCGGCCGTCCTGAGGATCGTACGCCAGTGGTTGATTATGTGCTCAATCCATTTGCCAAACATGAGAAAGAATCTGTTGAAGCAAGTATTCATAAAGCTGCAGATGCGATTGAGAGTTGGATGGAGAAGCCTTTTGTTGAGGTTATGAATGAATTTAACGGCTAA
- a CDS encoding ribose-phosphate diphosphokinase, producing MASSYKDSSLKVFTLNSNRELAEEIANHIGTTLGKCTVSTFSDGEIQINIEESVRGNDVYVVQSTCPPVNQHIMELLIMIDALKRASARSINIVMPYYGYARQDRKARSREPIAAKLMADLLQTAGADRVIMLDLHAPQIQGFFDVPIDHLQGVPILASHFEKMDLEEVVVVSPDHGGVTRARKMADRLGAPIGIIDKRRPAPNVAEVMNIVGNIEGRTAILIDDIIDTAGTITLAANALIENGAKEVYACCTHPVLSGPAIERIENSQIKELIVTNSIPLPDEKNIGKITQLSVASLIGEAIIRVHELKSVSKLFD from the coding sequence ATGGCATCCAGCTACAAGGATTCATCGTTAAAAGTATTTACGTTGAATTCCAACCGCGAACTGGCAGAAGAAATTGCAAATCACATTGGTACCACTTTAGGCAAATGTACGGTGTCCACATTCAGCGACGGTGAAATCCAGATTAACATCGAAGAAAGTGTTCGCGGCAATGATGTATATGTTGTTCAGTCAACATGCCCGCCGGTAAACCAGCACATTATGGAACTGCTGATTATGATTGACGCACTTAAGCGCGCGTCTGCACGTTCCATTAACATTGTCATGCCTTATTACGGCTATGCAAGACAAGACCGTAAAGCGCGTTCAAGAGAGCCTATTGCAGCGAAACTCATGGCAGATCTTCTGCAAACAGCTGGCGCCGACCGTGTCATCATGCTTGATTTGCATGCACCACAGATTCAAGGCTTTTTCGATGTGCCAATCGATCATTTGCAAGGTGTACCGATTCTGGCCAGCCATTTTGAAAAGATGGACCTGGAAGAAGTCGTTGTCGTATCCCCCGATCACGGCGGTGTGACCCGGGCGCGGAAAATGGCCGACAGACTGGGAGCCCCTATCGGCATTATTGATAAAAGACGGCCTGCACCGAATGTGGCGGAAGTCATGAATATAGTCGGTAATATTGAAGGCCGAACAGCTATTTTGATTGATGATATTATTGACACAGCTGGCACGATTACCCTTGCCGCAAACGCATTAATAGAAAATGGCGCTAAAGAAGTGTATGCTTGTTGTACACACCCGGTTTTATCCGGTCCAGCTATTGAGCGGATTGAGAATTCCCAGATCAAAGAGCTGATTGTCACGAATTCGATCCCGCTTCCTGATGAGAAAAATATCGGTAAAATCACCCAACTTTCGGTTGCTTCACTAATTGGTGAGGCCATCATACGAGTCCATGAACTGAAATCTGTCAGCAAGCTGTTTGATTAA
- a CDS encoding small, acid-soluble spore protein, alpha/beta type, with the protein MARRGGIMSQQMKEEIARELGFYDTVKREGWGGIRAKDAGNMVKRAIEIAEEQMNRP; encoded by the coding sequence GTGGCGAGACGCGGCGGAATCATGTCACAACAGATGAAAGAAGAAATAGCCAGGGAATTGGGTTTTTACGACACGGTTAAACGGGAAGGTTGGGGTGGCATCAGAGCAAAGGATGCCGGAAACATGGTGAAAAGAGCCATCGAAATAGCAGAAGAGCAAATGAACAGACCCTGA
- a CDS encoding anti-sigma-F factor Fin encodes MMIIYLCNHCGQEIGRLENSTVPDASMLGWDGLSQEDKQQMIQYQDNGDVHVHAICESCEESLGRHPGYHELDHFIQ; translated from the coding sequence ATGATGATCATATATTTATGCAACCATTGCGGACAGGAAATTGGCAGACTTGAGAACAGCACGGTTCCGGATGCATCAATGCTTGGCTGGGATGGATTGTCTCAAGAAGATAAGCAGCAAATGATTCAATACCAGGATAATGGGGATGTTCATGTTCACGCCATCTGTGAGAGTTGTGAGGAATCCCTGGGCCGCCATCCGGGCTACCATGAACTGGATCATTTTATACAATAA
- the ispE gene encoding 4-(cytidine 5'-diphospho)-2-C-methyl-D-erythritol kinase, translated as MVLFEKAPAKINLSLDILNKRSDGYHNVEMVMTTIDLADRISLYPVQDTGITVMADNQYVPNDERNLAYKAAELFKKTYRISQGIHIHIEKNIPVSAGLGGGSSDAAAVLRGLRRLWNLETVTTNDLADLGAEIGSDVPFCVYGHTALATGKGETITSLPAPPPCWVVLARPDIGVSTRNVFPQLNVAQLPPPYTAGVMDALKANNLDALCAHIGNHLESVTLKMYPQVQHIKSKMQQYNMPGVLMSGSGPTLYGLTPYYSKARRAYNGLSGFCHDVKLVRIMG; from the coding sequence ATGGTCCTTTTCGAAAAAGCACCGGCAAAGATTAATTTGTCATTGGATATATTGAATAAACGTTCGGACGGCTATCATAATGTTGAAATGGTCATGACCACCATTGACCTCGCTGATCGGATCTCTCTTTATCCTGTTCAGGACACAGGCATAACGGTCATGGCTGACAATCAATATGTCCCCAATGATGAACGCAATCTTGCTTATAAAGCAGCCGAATTATTTAAAAAAACATACCGCATTTCCCAGGGCATTCACATTCACATTGAAAAAAACATCCCCGTGTCTGCTGGGCTTGGCGGTGGCAGCAGTGATGCAGCAGCTGTTTTACGCGGGTTAAGACGGCTGTGGAATCTTGAGACTGTTACAACGAATGACCTAGCCGATTTGGGAGCTGAAATTGGTTCAGATGTGCCGTTTTGTGTTTATGGGCACACCGCACTCGCTACAGGAAAGGGAGAAACGATTACATCATTACCAGCGCCCCCGCCTTGCTGGGTCGTACTGGCAAGGCCCGACATTGGGGTGTCTACACGCAATGTTTTTCCTCAATTGAATGTAGCACAATTACCGCCTCCATACACCGCCGGCGTTATGGATGCATTGAAAGCAAATAATTTGGACGCGTTATGCGCACATATCGGCAATCACCTGGAATCCGTCACATTAAAGATGTATCCTCAGGTCCAGCATATTAAAAGTAAAATGCAGCAGTATAACATGCCAGGTGTATTGATGAGTGGCAGCGGGCCTACCCTTTATGGACTGACCCCCTATTACAGCAAAGCGAGACGTGCGTATAACGGTTTGAGCGGTTTTTGCCACGATGTTAAATTGGTGCGAATAATGGGATGA
- the veg gene encoding biofilm formation stimulator Veg — protein sequence MGKTLIEIKQHLESRIGDRLTLKANGGRRKTIERTGTLAEMYPSVFVVELDQDENAFERVSYSYADVLTESVELSFSKDTSEVIAIEQ from the coding sequence GTGGGAAAAACATTAATCGAAATTAAGCAGCATCTCGAAAGCCGTATTGGTGATCGCCTAACACTCAAAGCCAACGGAGGCAGGAGAAAGACGATAGAACGTACAGGCACACTTGCAGAGATGTACCCGTCCGTTTTTGTTGTTGAACTTGATCAGGATGAGAATGCATTCGAGCGTGTTTCTTACAGCTATGCAGACGTACTGACAGAAAGCGTAGAACTTAGTTTTAGCAAAGATACATCAGAAGTCATCGCCATCGAACAGTAA
- the glmU gene encoding bifunctional UDP-N-acetylglucosamine diphosphorylase/glucosamine-1-phosphate N-acetyltransferase GlmU, translating to MTQRYAVILAAGQGTRMKSKLYKVLHPVMGKPMVQHVIDQLTPAKLDSIITVVGFGAESVSEQIGNQSAYVVQKEQLGTAHAVQQAEDILKDKQGTTLVVCGDTPLITHDTYQALIEFHERNEAKATVLTTNVSEPTGYGRIVRDADGHVERIVEHKDASNEERLLTEINTGTYCFDNAALWKAIQDVSNDNAQGEYYLPDVVEILKDKGEKIGAYMTPDPDETLGVNDRAALAEAEKVMKKRLNHMHMKNGVAIIDPDHTYIEPDVVIEADAVIQPGTIIRGKSVIHADAQIGPHTEIIDCEIDEGAVVTHSVAKNSRIGKRVQIGPYAHIRPEADIANDAKIGNFVEVKKATIGEKSKVSHLSYIGDAHVGSQVNIGCGTITVNYDGKNKFLTTIEDDAFIGCNSNLIAPVTIGKGSYVAAGSTINKHVPEDSLAIAREKQTNKEGYAAKIKNRQKD from the coding sequence ATGACACAACGCTACGCAGTGATACTTGCAGCAGGTCAGGGAACACGAATGAAGTCAAAACTCTATAAAGTGCTGCACCCTGTAATGGGAAAACCAATGGTTCAGCATGTCATTGATCAGTTAACACCAGCAAAACTTGACTCAATCATAACGGTTGTAGGGTTCGGGGCGGAATCTGTTTCAGAACAAATAGGCAATCAAAGTGCTTATGTGGTGCAAAAGGAACAGCTTGGAACAGCCCATGCTGTACAGCAGGCAGAAGACATATTAAAAGATAAACAGGGAACAACGCTCGTTGTGTGCGGGGATACCCCTCTTATTACACATGATACATATCAAGCTCTCATCGAGTTTCATGAGCGAAACGAAGCAAAAGCAACCGTGCTGACCACCAACGTATCTGAGCCAACAGGTTATGGACGGATTGTCAGAGATGCAGATGGGCATGTAGAACGAATTGTTGAGCATAAAGATGCAAGCAATGAAGAGCGGCTGCTGACAGAAATCAACACGGGCACCTATTGCTTTGATAACGCTGCATTATGGAAAGCAATCCAGGATGTATCCAATGACAACGCTCAAGGCGAGTATTATTTGCCGGATGTGGTGGAGATCTTAAAGGACAAGGGTGAGAAGATCGGTGCTTATATGACTCCGGACCCCGACGAAACGCTGGGTGTGAACGACCGTGCAGCTCTCGCTGAAGCGGAAAAAGTCATGAAAAAACGCCTTAACCATATGCATATGAAAAATGGTGTCGCCATTATTGACCCAGATCACACGTACATTGAACCGGATGTTGTGATTGAGGCAGACGCCGTCATCCAGCCAGGGACCATTATACGCGGCAAATCTGTAATTCATGCTGATGCCCAAATCGGTCCACATACGGAGATTATTGATTGTGAGATCGATGAGGGAGCGGTTGTGACACACAGCGTTGCTAAAAACAGCCGGATCGGCAAGCGGGTTCAAATTGGACCTTATGCACATATTCGTCCAGAGGCGGATATTGCCAATGATGCTAAAATCGGCAATTTTGTCGAGGTTAAAAAAGCAACGATCGGTGAAAAAAGCAAAGTATCTCATTTAAGTTATATCGGTGATGCTCATGTGGGAAGCCAGGTGAATATCGGATGTGGTACAATAACAGTGAACTATGATGGTAAGAACAAGTTTTTGACAACCATTGAAGACGATGCTTTCATAGGATGCAATTCCAATTTGATTGCACCTGTGACCATTGGCAAAGGATCGTATGTAGCAGCTGGTTCCACAATCAATAAACATGTTCCGGAAGACTCACTTGCGATTGCACGAGAGAAGCAGACGAACAAAGAAGGCTACGCAGCAAAGATTAAAAACAGACAAAAAGATTAA
- a CDS encoding 50S ribosomal protein L25/general stress protein Ctc yields the protein MTVTLKASQRHDHTKSETKQIREKGHVPSVLYGKDKEAKSISVDSIELIKTVRDEGRNAIISLDVDNGETVDVMLHEYQIDPIRDQLIHADFYIVDMKSEMDVEVSIRLEGEPEGAKEGGVLQQPMYVLQVRAKPRDIPEEIVVDVSELGIGDVVSVADLPTSDKYEILDEEDTTIATILPPTTEEELETTAGDETAEPELVDADEDKEEE from the coding sequence ATGACAGTTACATTAAAAGCAAGTCAAAGACACGATCATACAAAATCTGAAACAAAACAAATCAGAGAGAAAGGCCACGTGCCATCAGTTCTTTATGGCAAAGATAAAGAAGCCAAATCCATCTCTGTTGATAGCATTGAGCTGATTAAAACAGTCCGTGACGAAGGACGTAACGCCATTATTTCACTCGATGTGGATAACGGTGAAACAGTAGACGTTATGCTGCATGAATATCAGATTGATCCTATTCGCGATCAGTTAATCCATGCAGACTTCTACATCGTTGACATGAAATCTGAAATGGACGTTGAAGTTTCTATCCGTCTTGAAGGCGAACCAGAGGGTGCGAAAGAAGGCGGTGTTCTGCAGCAGCCAATGTACGTATTGCAGGTCCGCGCAAAACCAAGAGATATTCCAGAAGAAATTGTTGTTGACGTTTCAGAGCTTGGAATCGGTGATGTGGTTTCGGTTGCAGATCTTCCGACATCTGACAAATACGAGATTCTTGACGAAGAAGACACAACGATAGCAACAATCCTTCCGCCAACCACTGAAGAGGAGCTTGAAACAACAGCCGGTGACGAAACAGCTGAACCGGAACTGGTTGACGCTGACGAAGACAAAGAAGAGGAATAA
- the spoVG gene encoding septation regulator SpoVG, whose protein sequence is MEVTDVRLRRVNTDGRMRAIASITLDDEFVVHDIRVIDGNNGLFVAMPSKRTPDGEFRDIAHPINSGTRGKIQDAVLAEYNRAGEMKEEETYEEAGVS, encoded by the coding sequence ATGGAAGTTACTGACGTTAGACTGCGCCGCGTGAATACAGACGGAAGAATGCGTGCGATTGCTTCGATTACATTGGATGACGAGTTTGTTGTTCACGATATTCGAGTCATCGATGGTAATAATGGCCTATTTGTGGCTATGCCATCAAAGCGCACACCCGATGGAGAGTTCAGGGATATCGCACATCCAATTAATTCGGGAACTCGCGGAAAGATCCAGGATGCTGTTCTGGCTGAATACAATCGCGCAGGTGAAATGAAAGAAGAGGAAACTTACGAAGAAGCTGGCGTTTCATAA
- a CDS encoding SCP2 sterol-binding domain-containing protein, with amino-acid sequence MAEQSVHNMWQTIEEKLKNNPAPHQNMQGVYEVQLKDETDGVYQLEFDHGEITVYTTKEKEPLCILKMKTAHFNAFLKGELNSTTAFMTGKLKIDGQIGQALKLDQLLKQYDFSDI; translated from the coding sequence ATGGCAGAACAGTCGGTACATAATATGTGGCAAACGATTGAAGAGAAACTGAAAAACAACCCTGCACCGCATCAGAATATGCAGGGTGTATATGAAGTTCAGCTTAAAGATGAAACAGACGGTGTTTACCAACTCGAATTTGACCATGGGGAAATCACAGTTTATACAACAAAAGAAAAAGAACCGTTGTGCATTCTTAAAATGAAAACCGCCCATTTTAATGCGTTTCTAAAAGGTGAGTTAAACAGTACAACCGCTTTTATGACGGGCAAGCTGAAAATTGATGGTCAGATTGGACAGGCTTTAAAGCTTGACCAGCTCCTTAAGCAATACGATTTCAGCGACATATAA
- the mfd gene encoding transcription-repair coupling factor has protein sequence MKAIRQYLQQSEDIQSIMSGIENGMMEQLVAGTSGSGRSLTVSMIHEAAHKPVLLVTHQLAQAQQLYDDLSELAPDTDIFLYPVNELIASEIAVASPELKSQRIDALTEWTTRQSGILIAPVAALKRTLPPSKYWAQYQLSFSVGDVIDIDAYLKAFIHMGYERTDMVDTPGQFSMRGGIIDIYPLTESDPLRIELFDDEVDSLRTFDAETQRSLAKKDVLTTGPATEWLLSEEDMMRAGQRLEASLAETLGKLSTNDEKETLAGVIEYDIEQFKSLNPFEGMYKYVDLFYEKPASLLDYLPDNGLVILDEMSRIQETATYLDKEEAEWYSSLLESSQMVRDMRFSYDWQTIWDNMTPRQRIYLSVFLRHISNTQPQNIINMSSRPMQEFHGQMNLLKSELQRWEKGEYSVVILAPNDHRADKIQSILHDYDMSAAVSHELELPYQTEPVITIGAMHAGVEFPMHKLVIITENELFKKKTRKPRKRQKISNAERIKSYQELKTGDYVVHANHGIGKYLGVETLEVAGKHKDYMLIRYSGDDKLYVPIDQIDLVQKFVGSEGKEPKLYKLGGSEWTKVKRKVQSSVEDIADDLIKLYAEREARKGYAFSKDTALQEEFEAAFAYQETEDQIRCVEEIKADMERERPMDRLLCGDVGYGKTEVAIRAAFKAIADGKQVAILVPTTILAQQHFETIRERFQEQPVEIGILSRFGTKKQHQETLRGLKTGTVDLVIGTHRILSKDVQYKDLGLLIVDEEQRFGVKHKEKIKQMKSNVDVLTLTATPIPRTLHMSMLGVRDLSVIETPPENRFPIQTYVTEYNPIVLREAIEREMSRGGQVFFLYNRVEHIDKMARDLSMITEDARIAVAHGQMNETELENVMFGFLEGEYDVLVSTTIIETGVDIPNVNTLIVYDADRMGLSQLYQLRGRVGRSNRVAYAYFTYQKDKILTEVAEKRLQAIKEFTELGSGFKIAMRDLSIRGAGNLLGSQQHGFIDSVGFDMYSQMLKEAIDARKAGKELDEIELFEPELALQLDAYIPDSYIDDEKQKIAMYKRVQAVSSQDDIEALQEELIDRFGDYPEEVAHLLTVAATKMLAKRERVESVREVNKKIELLIEANRSQRIDGAKLFQLANEFGRHVQLGTEDKQLKVIIRSSKDIDHNRYETVQALIDRLSEVDRLE, from the coding sequence ATGAAAGCAATTCGACAGTATTTACAGCAAAGTGAAGACATACAATCAATCATGTCAGGGATTGAAAACGGCATGATGGAACAGCTTGTAGCAGGTACTTCGGGATCGGGACGCAGTTTGACAGTCTCGATGATTCATGAAGCTGCCCATAAACCTGTTCTGCTTGTGACGCATCAACTTGCCCAGGCACAACAGCTTTATGACGATTTGTCAGAGCTCGCACCGGATACAGACATTTTTTTATACCCGGTCAACGAACTGATTGCCTCAGAGATCGCTGTTGCCAGCCCAGAATTGAAAAGCCAGCGCATTGACGCATTAACAGAGTGGACGACCAGGCAGTCGGGCATATTAATAGCCCCTGTTGCTGCTTTAAAACGGACTCTCCCTCCCAGTAAATATTGGGCACAATACCAATTGTCGTTTAGTGTGGGAGATGTTATCGATATTGACGCTTATTTAAAAGCGTTTATTCATATGGGTTATGAGCGGACAGACATGGTGGATACACCAGGTCAATTTAGCATGCGCGGAGGCATTATTGATATTTATCCTTTAACGGAAAGTGATCCGCTCAGGATTGAATTGTTTGATGATGAAGTGGACTCCCTTAGGACGTTTGATGCTGAAACCCAGCGCTCATTGGCTAAAAAAGACGTTTTAACAACCGGCCCAGCCACGGAATGGCTGTTGAGTGAAGAGGATATGATGCGGGCAGGGCAGCGGCTTGAAGCCTCCCTTGCCGAAACACTAGGGAAACTTTCGACGAACGATGAGAAGGAAACACTTGCAGGTGTGATCGAGTATGATATCGAGCAATTTAAAAGTTTGAACCCGTTTGAAGGCATGTACAAGTACGTTGACTTATTCTATGAAAAGCCAGCAAGTTTACTAGATTATTTACCCGATAATGGTTTGGTGATTCTTGACGAAATGAGCCGTATTCAAGAGACAGCCACATACTTGGATAAAGAAGAGGCCGAGTGGTACAGCTCCTTGCTTGAATCAAGTCAAATGGTACGTGATATGCGTTTTTCTTATGATTGGCAAACGATTTGGGACAACATGACCCCGCGTCAGCGCATTTATCTGAGTGTTTTTCTGCGTCATATTTCAAATACCCAGCCACAAAACATCATAAATATGTCCTCACGTCCCATGCAGGAATTTCACGGTCAAATGAACTTGCTCAAAAGCGAATTGCAGCGTTGGGAAAAAGGGGAGTACTCTGTCGTCATACTGGCACCGAATGACCATCGGGCTGATAAAATCCAGTCGATCCTCCATGATTACGATATGTCTGCAGCTGTGTCACATGAACTGGAACTGCCGTATCAAACAGAGCCGGTTATCACGATAGGCGCGATGCATGCTGGTGTTGAATTCCCTATGCATAAGCTGGTCATTATAACCGAAAATGAATTGTTCAAAAAGAAAACGCGTAAACCGCGTAAACGTCAAAAAATATCCAATGCAGAACGCATTAAAAGCTATCAGGAATTGAAGACGGGTGATTATGTCGTTCATGCCAACCACGGCATTGGGAAATATTTAGGGGTTGAAACACTCGAGGTTGCTGGCAAACACAAGGATTACATGCTGATTCGATACTCGGGTGACGATAAATTATATGTTCCGATTGACCAAATTGATCTGGTTCAGAAGTTTGTCGGCTCTGAAGGCAAAGAACCAAAACTGTATAAACTGGGCGGTTCTGAGTGGACTAAGGTGAAACGTAAGGTCCAGTCGTCTGTCGAGGATATTGCTGATGACCTGATTAAGCTATATGCAGAGCGGGAAGCAAGAAAAGGATACGCCTTTTCCAAAGATACAGCCCTTCAGGAAGAATTTGAAGCAGCATTTGCTTACCAGGAAACAGAGGATCAGATCAGATGTGTTGAGGAGATCAAAGCGGATATGGAACGCGAACGCCCCATGGACAGGCTTTTATGTGGGGATGTGGGTTATGGGAAAACAGAAGTGGCTATTCGAGCGGCCTTTAAAGCAATTGCAGATGGCAAACAAGTGGCCATTTTGGTGCCCACTACAATTCTTGCTCAGCAGCATTTTGAGACCATTCGTGAACGGTTCCAGGAACAGCCTGTGGAAATTGGCATTCTAAGCCGCTTTGGTACAAAGAAACAACATCAGGAAACGCTGCGCGGCCTGAAGACAGGGACAGTTGATCTGGTCATAGGCACCCACAGAATTCTGTCCAAAGATGTTCAGTATAAGGACCTTGGGCTTCTCATAGTGGATGAGGAACAGCGCTTTGGAGTTAAACATAAAGAAAAAATTAAACAGATGAAATCAAATGTCGATGTCTTAACATTAACTGCTACACCAATCCCGCGTACACTGCATATGTCTATGCTCGGGGTTCGGGATTTGTCGGTGATTGAAACCCCGCCTGAGAACCGTTTCCCGATTCAGACATATGTGACCGAGTACAATCCGATTGTTCTCAGGGAGGCGATTGAACGGGAAATGTCACGCGGGGGACAGGTTTTCTTCCTTTACAACCGTGTTGAACATATTGATAAGATGGCCAGGGATCTTTCGATGATTACAGAAGATGCCAGGATTGCGGTAGCACACGGACAGATGAATGAGACAGAACTCGAGAATGTCATGTTCGGCTTTTTGGAAGGGGAATACGATGTTCTTGTCAGCACGACTATTATTGAAACCGGTGTTGACATCCCGAATGTCAACACGCTTATCGTGTATGATGCCGACCGGATGGGTCTGAGTCAGCTTTATCAGTTAAGAGGGCGTGTCGGACGCTCTAATCGCGTTGCTTACGCGTATTTTACCTACCAAAAGGACAAGATTTTAACCGAAGTGGCTGAAAAACGCTTGCAGGCGATTAAAGAATTCACTGAACTGGGGTCAGGCTTTAAAATTGCCATGCGTGATTTATCCATTCGAGGGGCAGGGAATTTGCTCGGGTCCCAACAGCACGGCTTTATCGACTCGGTTGGTTTTGATATGTATTCTCAGATGCTTAAAGAAGCCATCGATGCTCGAAAAGCCGGAAAAGAATTGGACGAAATTGAGCTGTTTGAACCTGAATTGGCCCTTCAGCTGGATGCGTATATTCCTGATTCATATATTGACGATGAAAAACAGAAGATTGCGATGTACAAAAGGGTTCAGGCTGTGAGCAGTCAGGATGATATTGAGGCTCTTCAGGAAGAATTGATCGACCGGTTTGGAGATTATCCTGAAGAAGTTGCTCATTTGCTGACGGTTGCGGCAACTAAAATGCTGGCCAAGCGCGAACGGGTCGAGTCTGTTCGAGAAGTCAATAAAAAGATTGAATTGCTGATTGAAGCTAACCGGAGCCAGAGAATCGATGGTGCGAAATTATTTCAGCTGGCAAATGAATTTGGCAGGCATGTCCAGCTCGGTACAGAGGACAAACAACTGAAAGTGATCATCCGTTCTTCCAAAGATATTGACCACAATCGGTATGAAACGGTTCAAGCATTAATCGATCGTCTCAGCGAAGTAGACAGACTAGAATAG
- the purR gene encoding pur operon repressor — MRRSQRLVVLTQFFLENPYTHIQLSSFVSRMEASKTSISEDLGILNDVFTAEGTGYLDITAGAQGGVKYIPSMSHDNIHDFIGGLCKQLEDPSRLLTGGYLYMSDILGYPHTVQQIGRTFASEFADRDIDLVMTVATKGIPLAYAVGQYLGVPVVIARRDPIVTEGSSVSINYISGATRKIQTMVLPKRSLTIGSNVCIVDDFMKAGGTITGMINLLKEFDANPSAIGVLAEADDEEDERIVEDYTSLIKIMDVDDRQGRISVQPGNIIQQNK, encoded by the coding sequence ATGAGAAGAAGCCAACGTTTGGTCGTGTTAACACAGTTTTTTTTAGAAAATCCCTATACTCATATCCAGCTTTCGTCTTTTGTGTCCAGAATGGAAGCATCAAAGACATCCATCAGTGAAGATTTGGGTATACTCAATGACGTATTTACAGCTGAAGGCACAGGATATCTGGATATAACTGCAGGAGCGCAAGGCGGTGTTAAGTATATCCCTTCCATGTCTCATGACAACATTCATGATTTTATCGGCGGGCTGTGCAAACAGCTGGAAGACCCTTCACGCCTTTTAACTGGCGGATATTTATATATGAGTGATATTCTTGGCTACCCTCATACTGTCCAGCAAATTGGACGTACGTTTGCTTCAGAGTTTGCAGATCGTGATATCGACCTCGTCATGACTGTTGCCACTAAGGGCATACCACTGGCATACGCTGTGGGCCAATATCTCGGGGTTCCAGTTGTGATTGCCCGCCGTGACCCGATCGTCACAGAAGGATCCTCTGTCAGCATCAATTACATTTCAGGGGCGACCCGAAAGATTCAGACGATGGTACTGCCGAAAAGGAGCCTGACAATTGGCTCAAATGTATGTATCGTCGATGACTTTATGAAAGCAGGAGGTACCATAACCGGTATGATTAATCTGCTGAAAGAATTTGATGCGAATCCTTCCGCTATAGGTGTTCTGGCTGAAGCCGATGATGAAGAAGATGAACGCATTGTAGAAGATTACACATCTTTAATTAAAATCATGGATGTTGATGACAGACAGGGTAGGATTTCTGTCCAGCCTGGTAACATTATCCAACAGAATAAATAA